The Paraburkholderia megapolitana genomic sequence CTGCGCAGTCCGCCGATTTGCCTCTGAAAGTGGGGTGAAAGGGCAGTAGCAACGATGCGTTTTCAATAATGGCTTTTAGTGTCACCCTTTAATTACAACGGTTTGCCGCGATGATTCGCGTAAACGCGGAGACTCAATTAAGCGACTTAATACAAATGCCGTAACCGCTTGATGCGGCGCACACAAAGTCGTTTAGTGAATTAAGCGTAAAACCACTAGAAAGTCGCGCGCGCAGAATAAAAATGATGCCAGGTTCATTTTTGCGGACCTGCGAATGAGCGGCTTGACGGTTGGGGAGACGCTGGCGCCGCGCAAAAGTTCGTCGATAAATCGGGCGGCCTTCGGGGATAACGGTATGACACTCCCTCACGGGCTTCCGTTCGCGATGACTTCGGGGGTGGGATCGGTCACGATCTTCAGTGACCCCGAGACGTTGGTGGTAACCGGTGCCGGACTTGCCAGTTGACTGCGTATGAGCGGCAGCTCACCTACTCGCCGCGCAGTGCGCCTACAATGAAAGAACAGCGTGACGAAGATCGGAGGCCATCGTGATCGAGCACCTGATATTGGGCGCATTTCTGGTCGTGCCGCTATTGATCGTCGCGTTTCTATTCTCCGACGAGCTATGGCAGGAACATCGCGACCGCGAGCAGCAATCGCCGCCACGACGCATCGACTGGCGCCATCCGATTCGCAGCCTGCGGCATCCTCACTGAACGCGACGGCGCATTGGTGTCGAGCACAAAACGTGCGGGCAAAAAAAAGCCGCAGCGTTCGTGGAACTGCGGCCTAACCACACACATAACGCCATACATGCACGTCACTGCCAGAGTCTGGGTGTGTGTGCGGTCGCAGGCAAGTTCTTAAGCGTGGAATTGACCATCTTTGACGTTGCTGCACATTTTGCAATTGGGACGCGCGAGGCAAGCGCCTCGATACGCGTTATTTCCCAATGCAAAACCGGCTAAAGATCACCCCAAGCAGATCGTCGGACGTGAACTCACCCGTAATCGAATTGAGCTGTTCCTGGCCGAGACGCAACTCTTCTGCAAACAGATCCAGCGCCTGCGCGTTTTGATCCGCATGTTGAGCCGCCAGCATCAGATGTTCCTGCGCCGCGCGCAACGCAATCAGATGCCGTTCGCGCGCGAGGTACACGCTCTCCGCGCCAGCCTGCCAGCCCGCGATCCGCAACAGTTCTTCACGCAACAACCCGATACCGTCGCCTTGCTTGGCCGAGAGCCGCACTTCGCGCAGATCCGAACCGGCGGCACCGTCTCCGGGCAACGTCACCGCAGCCGGAAGCCCCGTCAAATCGGTCTTGTTGAGCACCCGCACGACCGGCACGCCGGCGGGAAAACGCGCGGCGATCGTAACGTCGTCGTCGGTCATGCCGCTGCGCGCGTCGAGCAGATGCAGTACGACGTCCGCCCGCTCGATCTCGTTCCACGTGCGCGCGATGCCGATCTTTTCCACCTCGTCGTCGGTTTCGCGCAGACCCGCGGTGTCGATCACGTGCAGCGGAATGCCTTCGATCTGGATGGTCTGCGCGACCTTGTCGCGCGTCGTGCCGGCAATCGGCGTGACGATGGCCAGCTCCGCGCCCGCGAGCGCGTTCAGTAGCGACGATTTGCCGACGTTCGGTTGCCCGGCGAGCACTACCGACAGTCCTTCACGCAGCAACGCACCCTGCTTCGCTTCGGCGAGCACGTTCGCGAGTTGTTGGCGGATCCGGGCGAGCTTGCCGCGCGCATCGGCGGCTTCGAGAAAGTCGATCTCTTCTTCCGGAAAATCGAGCGTCGCTTCGACCAGCATCCGCAGCGTGATCGTTTCTTCGACGAGCGCATGGATGTCGCGCGAAAACGCGCCGTCGAGCGAGCGGCCTGCAGAACGCGCAGCAGCTTCGGTACTCGCCTCGATCAGATCGGCGACGGCTTCCGCCTGGGCGAGATCGAGCTTGTCGTTGAGGAACGCGCGTCGCGTGAATTCACCGGGCTCCGCGAGGCGCAGGCCCAATGCGCGGCCGGCGTCGATGCAACGCTGCAGGACCAGTTGCAGCACGATCGGGCCGCCGTGCCCCTGCAGTTCAAACACGTGCTCGCCGGTGTACGAGTGAGGCGCCGGAAAATACAGCGCGATGCCGCGATCGAGCGCTTCGCCCTTGCCATCGAGAAACGGCACGTAGCTCGCATGCCGCGGCGCGAGCGCCTGGCCCGTCAGCGCCTCGATTAATGCGCCGGCCGCTTCGCCAGCCCGTCCGAACGAGATTCGCACTACGCCGATTCCACCCCGACCCGGAGCGGTGGCGATGGCGACGATGGGATCGGAATCGGTGGCGAGCATGGTGGACGAACGAAGGGAGGTGGTCGACGGCGGGCTGTATGAAGTGCGACGCATTGTAACGCGCGCGCTTTCGGCGCTTTGGACGGGCGCCGGAGCGCGTCTGCACGCGGTCTTCGGTCAGAATGGCTAGGAAGTATCTTAATTGAGATAATGGCGATTGATCGCGAGCCGGGCAATCTGTCGCGACAATTACGCTCGCACGCTTCCAGAATGAGCTTCGTGCGTGGCCGAATTGTTCCGGGTATCGTTCCAGGTCGGTCAGCTGTCGAGCTATTTATAACTAAATGGAGATAAATATAGCGCAACTGGTTGTCGGCGTCGCACCACTCGAATTGCACAATCCGGCCATGCCTACCGCCGAAGAAAAAGCCGCCTTCACCGAACGTCTGCAGTTCGCGATGCGCCGTGCCCCCGAGACGCCTCAAGGTCCAACCGAACTCGCGCTGCATTTCAATCTGCGGTATCGCGGCGCGCATCCGATTTCGCCGCAAACCGCGCACAAGTGGCTGAGCGGCCGCACGATCCCCACCGCCGACAAACTGCAGACGCTAGCCGAATGGCTCGACGTCGATCTGCACTGGCTGCACTACGGGCCGCCACCTGGCGACGCGAAGCGTACGGTGCCGAAGCCGAGAGCGCGCGGCGAGAAGTATCCGCTGTCTCCCGAGGCGCTGGAACTCGCATCGAAGATCGAAGCGTTGACGCCGCATCACCGGTATCTCGTGCAGGAACTGATTTCACAGTTCTACGGCGACGCCGACAAGGATTGAGCGCAGCAAGCGGAAGCCGTACCCGCATAAAAAAACCGCCCGGTGCATGAACTGCACCGGGCGGTTTTTTACTGGGGCGAAACGGGCAACGTCTCCCGTTTCGCCCGACAAACTCAGACTCAGGCAGCCTTCTTCTTCGAGCCCATCATCCGCGTGATGTAGTACTGCTGTGCGATCGACAGCACGTTGTTCACCACGTAATACAGCACCAGACCGGCCGGGAAGAAGAAGAACATCACCGAGAACGCGATCGGCATGAACATCATCATCTTGGCTTGCACAGGGTCCGGCGGCGTCGGGTTGAGACGCGTCTGCAGGAACATCGAGACAGCCATCAGCACCGGCAGGATGAAGAACGGGTCTTGCTGCGACAGATCGTGAATCCAGAGCATCCACGGCGCGCCGCGCATTTCCACCGACGACAGCAGCACCCAGTACAGCGAGATAAACACCGGGATCTGGATCACCACCGGCAGACAGCCACCGAACGGATTGACCTTCTCGGTCTTGTACAGCTCCATCAACGCCGAGTTCATCTTCTGCGGATCGCCCTTGAAGCGTTCGCGCAGCGCCTGCATGCGCGGCGTGATCGCCTTCATGCGGGCCATCGACTTGTAGCTCGCCGCCGACAACGGGAAGAACACGGCCTTGATCAGCAGCGTGAGCAGCACGATCGACCAGCCCCAGTTGCCGACATAGCTATGGATCTTCTCGAGCAGCCAGAACAGCGGCTTCGCGATGATCGTCACCCAGCCATAGTCCTTCACGAGTTCGAGACCCGGCGCGATGC encodes the following:
- the mnmE gene encoding tRNA uridine-5-carboxymethylaminomethyl(34) synthesis GTPase MnmE, producing the protein MLATDSDPIVAIATAPGRGGIGVVRISFGRAGEAAGALIEALTGQALAPRHASYVPFLDGKGEALDRGIALYFPAPHSYTGEHVFELQGHGGPIVLQLVLQRCIDAGRALGLRLAEPGEFTRRAFLNDKLDLAQAEAVADLIEASTEAAARSAGRSLDGAFSRDIHALVEETITLRMLVEATLDFPEEEIDFLEAADARGKLARIRQQLANVLAEAKQGALLREGLSVVLAGQPNVGKSSLLNALAGAELAIVTPIAGTTRDKVAQTIQIEGIPLHVIDTAGLRETDDEVEKIGIARTWNEIERADVVLHLLDARSGMTDDDVTIAARFPAGVPVVRVLNKTDLTGLPAAVTLPGDGAAGSDLREVRLSAKQGDGIGLLREELLRIAGWQAGAESVYLARERHLIALRAAQEHLMLAAQHADQNAQALDLFAEELRLGQEQLNSITGEFTSDDLLGVIFSRFCIGK
- a CDS encoding helix-turn-helix domain-containing protein — its product is MPTAEEKAAFTERLQFAMRRAPETPQGPTELALHFNLRYRGAHPISPQTAHKWLSGRTIPTADKLQTLAEWLDVDLHWLHYGPPPGDAKRTVPKPRARGEKYPLSPEALELASKIEALTPHHRYLVQELISQFYGDADKD